From a region of the Primulina eburnea isolate SZY01 chromosome 7, ASM2296580v1, whole genome shotgun sequence genome:
- the LOC140835869 gene encoding secreted RxLR effector protein 161-like: MLKVPYSSAAGSIMYGMVCTRPDIAFASSLVSRFMSNPGYKHWLAVKWVLRYLKGSKEAGLNYDNKWKDIQKIEGFVDSDFAGDVDKRRAQTGYVFTVYGNTVSWKSTLQHIVTLSTKEAEYVAATEAFK; encoded by the coding sequence ATGCTCAAAGTACCATACTCCAGTGCTGCAGGGAGTATTATGTATGGAATGGTGTGTACCAGACCTGATATAGCTTTCGCATCAAGCTTAGTAAGCAGGTTTATGTCCAATCCAGGGTATAAACATTGGCTAGCAGTGAAATGGGTGCTAAGGTATCTTAAAGGATCCAAGGAGGCTGGGCTGAATTATGATAACAAGTGGAAAGATATTCAGAAGATTGAAGGCTTTGTAGATTCAGATTTTGCTGGTGATGTGGATAAAAGGAGGGCACAAACAGGATATGTGTTTACAGTGTATGGAAATACTGTCAGCTGGAAGTCTACTCTTCAACACATAGTAACTTTGTCCACTAAAGAAGCTGAGTATGTTGCTGCTACAGAGGCATTTAAATAA